A part of Entelurus aequoreus isolate RoL-2023_Sb linkage group LG03, RoL_Eaeq_v1.1, whole genome shotgun sequence genomic DNA contains:
- the LOC133645731 gene encoding LOW QUALITY PROTEIN: toll-like receptor 5 (The sequence of the model RefSeq protein was modified relative to this genomic sequence to represent the inferred CDS: inserted 2 bases in 2 codons), translating to MLKGSKWILQLASISVFVQVLACSSGCQLYGPVAACHGQNHLWVPALPPNISHLYLELNYISEINSTSLENLEQLLELDLGKQFVPLIIRNNSFFSQTKLTRLVLGNNLGLKLELRAFAGLLNLKHLFMDHCRLTDSIMSDRYLEPLLSLELLNLFGNTIRRLKPGLFFLGLSKLTQVDLMLNKIERLCEGDLVGFSGKYFTHLNLDSNHLYKMASIGFDWKKCGNPFRGMAFNVLDLSTSGFNVNTTELFFKAIQGTPIAHLIFSGFLGKGFSHDNQPDPDRHTFEGLANSSISIFDLSNNRIFALQRAVFSRLTTAIIIDVSQNKINQINSNAFSGLQGNVRMVNLSFNILGEVYSHTFSSLTELRVLDLSFNNIGVLGDQVFKGLPKLRALYLTGNSLRNLGFPASLPNLEFLLLGDNRLVDLYNIDKLSINSIHLDVTNNRLTTLEDVYRTLTTLKHLRKFFFGGNFIKWCTLGPNISMPFNHSLQVLDLHDSSLQVVWAQDTCLDVFHHLNNLVALNLSFNSLMSLPQSIFNDLISIIEIDLSSNALTYLQPNVFPDSLKRLDLSRNFLASPDPETFKSLLFLSLMENRFHCDCNLQGFLKWINVTNVTFFSSVEEYRCEFPAVHYDLPLLNYSQIVEPCEVDDELAVQDLKFALFIVSVLLILIVINCGIAYARLRGRIYIIYKKVVDRVLEGPKTLPALVDVQFDAYLCFSNTDYRWVEAALLKKLDNKFSEENILRCCFEARDFLPGEDHISNIRDAIWGSRKTVCVVSKEFLKDGWCLEAFXFAQGRMLNELXNVLIMLVVGKVAHYQLMKYNAVRAFVQRREYLVWPEDPQDLDWF from the exons GTTCTAGCATGCTCCTCAGGATGTCAGCTCTACGGCCCTGTAGCTGCTTGTCACGGACAGAACCACCTGTGGGTGCCGGCTCTGCCCCCAAACATCAGCCACCTCTACTTAGAGCTCAACTACATCAGCGAGATTAACAGCACATCACTGGAAAATTTGGAGCAGCTGCTGGAACTAGACCTTGGGAAGCAGTTTGTGCCGCTTATAATTCGAAACAACTCTTTTTTCAGTCAGACAAAGttgacacgtttggttctgggTAACAATCTTGGCCTGAAACTGGAGCTCCGAGCTTTTGCAGGGCTGCTCAATTTGAAACACCTCTTTATGGACCACTGCCGCTTGACAGACTCCATAATGTCGGACAGATATTTGGAGCCACTTTTGTCCTTAGAATTGCTCAATCTTTTTGGAAACACGATACGAAGACTAAAACCTGGACTTTTCTTTCTCGGTCTGTCAAAGTTGACACAGGTGGACCTCATGCTGAATAAGATTGAACGACTATGCGAAGGGGATCTCGTTGGTTTCAGCGGGAAGTACTTCACACACTTAAACTTAGACTCCAATCACTTGTACAAAATGGCCTCTATCGGTTTCGATTGGAAAAAATGCGGAAACCCGTTTCGAGGAATGGCCTTCAATGTTCTTGACTTATCCACCAGCGGGTTCAACGTGAACACAACTGAACTGTTCTTCAAGGCCATCCAAGGGACCCCTATTGCTCATCTCATATTCTCCGGATTCTTGGGCAAAGGGTTCTCACATGACAACCAACCAGATCCAGACAGGCACACATTTGAAGGTCTGGCAAACAGTTCGATAAGTATTTTCGATTTGTCAAACAATCGAATATTTGCCTTACAGAGGGCAGTCTTTAGTCGTCTGACAACTGCAATAATAATTGACGTGTCGCAAAACAAAATCAATCAAATTAACAGCAACGCCTTCAGTGGTCTCCAGGGGAATGTAAGAATGGTGAACTTGTCCTTCAACATTCTTGGAGAGGTATATTCTCACACATTTAGTAGTCTGACAGAACTTCGAGTTCTGGATTTGTCTTTTAATAACATCGGAGTATTGGGGGATCAGGTCTTCAAAGGTCTTCCCAAATTACGAGCGTTATATCTGACAGGAAACTCTCTGAGGAACTTGGGTTTTCCCGCATCTTTACCAAACCTGGAATTTCTCCTTCTGGGTGACAATCGCTTGGTAGATCTTTACAATATAGATAAACTCAGCATCAACTCAATCCACCTGGATGTGACGAATAACCGATTAACTACCCTGGAGGATGTTTATCGCACATTAACTACTTTAAAGCATCTTCGGAAATTCTTCTTCGGTGGTAACTTCATCAAGTGGTGTACACTCGGTCCAAATATCTCGATGCCTTTTAATCATAGCTTACAAGTACTGGATCTTCATGATAGTTCCTTGCAGGTAGTTTGGGCTCAGGACACATGCCTTGATGTGTTTCATCATCTAAACAATCTGGTCGCTCTGAATTTAAGCTTCAACTCCCTCATGAGTCTCCCACAATCCATTTTCAACGATCTTATTTCTATCATAGAGATTGACCTGTCATCCAATGCCTTGACTTATCTCCAGCCCAATGTTTTTCCCGACAGCCTTAAAAGACTTGACCTCTCCAGGAACTTTTTGGCCTCCCCGGATCCCGAGACCTTTAAATCCCTTTTGTTCCTCAGTCTGATGGAAAACCGGTTTCACTGTGACTGTAATCTTCagggtttcttgaagtggataaaCGTGACAAATGTAACCTTCTTTAGTTCGGTCGAGGAATACCGATGCGAGTTTCCAGCTGTTCACTATGATCTTCCGCTGCTGAACTACTCCCAGATTGTCGAGCCATGTGAGGTTGATGACGAGCTGGCAGTCCAAGACCTAAAGTTTGCGCTGTTCATCGTCTCTGTCCTCCTCATCCTAATTGTCATCAACTGTGGGATCGCATACGCTCGTCTCCGTGGGCGCATCTACATCATCTACAAAAAGGTTGTCGATAGGGTTCTTGAAGGTCCTAAAACGTTGCCTGCTTTGGTGGACGTCCAGTTCGATGCCTACCTCTGCTTCAGCAACACCGACTACAGGTGGGTGGAGGCGGCTTTACTCAAGAAACTGGACAACAAGTTTTCTGAGGAGAACATCCTGCGCTGTTGTTTTGAGGCCAGAGACTTCCTGCCTGGCGAGGACCATATCTCTAACATCAGAGATGCCATCTGGGGCAGTCGCAAGACTGTTTGTGTGGTCTCCAAAGAGTTTCTTAAAG acGGCTGGTGCTTGGAGGCGT ACTTTGCTCAGGGTCGCATGCTGAATGAGC CAAATGTTCTCATCATGCTGGTGGTTGGAAAG GTGGCGCACTACCAGCTGATGAAGTACAACGCCGTCAGAGCCTTCGTCCAGAGGAGAGAATACCTCGTCTGGCCGGAGGACCCTCAGGACCTGGACTGGTTTTAA